The DNA segment ATGTCAAACTTGCAGCCccggggccaaaactggctcaccaatgggtccagtccggcccgtgggatgaattagtgagacacaaaaattacactgaagatattaacaatcaaggatgtcaaaataattttagatcaattccatctaaagtgggtcagaccagtaaaatactatcataatgaactataaataatgaaaaccactaatttttctctttgttttagtgtaaaaaaaaaaaagtaaaattacacaaaaatgttaacatttacaaactagccttttacaaaaaatgtgaaaaacctgaacaaagatgaacaacctgaaatgtcttaagagaattaagagtaattgtaccaatattctgtcagttattaaatgttttgtgtatttgtagatccactgtgatctgtatgttgtaatgaacatgtgaaaatgagaagctgaggccaaataacagcataaattgttaaaattgcactttttttcttaataaatttcattttggtcatggttgttcatgtttttccacatttttttaaaggatgtaaaaaaattgataatctaattttacttttttcactctaaaacatagaaattagacatacaaattttggaattgatattatttttgtattattgtgttattattttaatcatccggcccactgcaggtcatattgggttgtatgtggcccctgaactaacatgagtttgacacccctgccgtagACTGTTGGTGACCACTCGTTAAAACCTGGAAACAACGTAGAACAACTTAGGGTGCATTTTAATGCTTTGGCAATTATAGCATATTCATATCTTCTTTTTCTATAtgaagtgtctgtctgtctgtctgtctatctgtctatctgtctgtctgtctgtctgtcattatgCATTGACAAATATTATTTGGCATTTTgccaagttttttatttttaagaactAATATGTGGTCTTGCTGCTGTTTTAAAATCTACTAAAATAATTTGTTGATGAATTGGTTGGTTGTAAGGCCCCCAGGATTGAAATAAAGTACATAACCAAACATGatttcttctttccttttcttttctcattAATCTTACAGTACTGTTCCATTTATGATTTCTCGCCCAATGTATCTCTTATTTCATTAATTTCTAGATATGGAAGAATCTACTGACCTGTATGCTGAGTATGAGACAAATGGCCACCCTCCCTGGGCAGACCACCACCAGTCTGGGGAGGATCTGGATAATGTGGACTGCCTCAGAAGAAAGATCAAATATTACTTCATGAACCCCTGTGAAAAGTTCCATGCTCGTGGTCGAAAACCATGGAAACTTTGTTTACAGATTATCAAAATTGCAATTATTACAATGCAGGTAGGGGTCTCATTCACAAACAGAACACATGTAaacctgtttgttttttccaaGCCTGATTTAGAATGATTTTTTCTCCCACTTTAGTTGGTGTCTTTTGGTCTCAGCAACCAGATGGTAGTCACATTCAGGGAAGAAAATCTGATGACATTCAAGCACCTTTTCCTGAAAGATTATGTGGATGGAAGTATGGATACCTATGctgtttacagacagacagatgtttATGATCACCTTGATTATATTATTCAACAGGTATGTTAataattacatttaatttttgtctCCCTTCCTTGTATAACTTCACTTCTTCATTTTAGTTAAATTTTTGGAAAGGATAGTTGTGTTGGATTTTATTTTGGTCATGTGgcacaacagattttttttttttttgcctttgtgtCACTGTAAATGATTATGGTAATATATTACTTTTAACAAGCTCTCGTGACAACCCATCTCTAGTCTAGAACGGACTTTGTCTCTCATTCACTCTGCGATTATGACTGCTTGAAAGTGCAGTTTGATGCACTGTGAAATTTTCAACAAACATGGCTGTGTTATGACTGACAATTTCCCTTTTGATATACAGTATGGACATCTGCACAACACCACTGTGGGAAATCATGAATATGAGAAAGATGGTGCTTCCTACACTCCACTGTCACTGTGTCAGTCATACTACAGGAATGGTACCATCTATCCTGGAAATGAGACCTTTGAAATTGATGCCCAGGTGGAAActggtatttatttatatttatattcttcATTGGGATAATTTGCAATAATGTCGTATGTATGAAATGAAGCTGCAAcaagtttattttgaaaaaagtactgtaaattttctttttcattaCAACAGACTGTCTTGATGTGTATCCTATGTATCATCCATCACTGAGGGGAGTGCTTCCTGATTTTGAACTGCGTTTCAAAACGTTTGTGAATTTAGTCACTTGTAATTTTTCGGTTTCATGGCTGTTGTAAACTGTGGAAATACTGCTGCATACATGTTTCTGTTTTGTATTCCAGGATGATTTCTGTCAACGTCAGGTTTGTTCTTAAGGCCATAAATTTACAGACAGTTAGACATCGAGAGCTGCCAGATTGTTATGACTTCACTGTCATGGTATGTCACTTGACTTGTCCTCTCTGTTCACAACAAATAAAAGGGAAGTGTTTGTTTTACTAGCAGTGTCACATCTGATTACCTCAGGGTTGCTTTACCAgtcagtgatatttttttttctcagcagcacaaacatgaacaaacacaatGTATATGTATAGAAAAATGTGACTGAGAACAGAAATGCGAACACTGTTAAACATGTTTTGCATGGCTATTTTCATAGTTAAATGTAAGCCTTAGGGTCTGACATGTAAATGTTTAGCTTTCAGTTAAACAAGTAGTGTTTTGGAAATCACCTGCCTTGTCTTTTACATCTGGTTAACAGATCACTTTCAACAATCAAGCTCACAGTGGAAGGATAAAAATTGACCTGGAAAATGATGTAGACATCAATGAATGCAGAGACTGGAAAGTCACCGGTGCATGTAAGTTTGCTGAACATATTTAGCTCATGCAGAGAGATCACATCTGTTACTCTTACACTGTTCTGGATACAGGGATTCGTGAAGACTGCTGTTTAGGAACTCTGCGCTTTTAAGATAATAAgattatgatttttttccctcagcTCCCAGGAACATTCACCTGACGCTGCTGTTTGACTCCCTGATCATTATTACATGCATCATCTCCTTCACTCTCTGTATGCGCTCTGTGCTCACCGGGATTCGCCTGCAGAATGTaagcaaatgtttttgttttgttctaataATGACTGATACAGATGTGGTTGACTTgagttaaaggttcagtgtgtgataaacagtgacatctagtggtgaagttacagACTGCACTTCCCTCAGCTTTGCCTCTCTGATGGTTAATACTACAGTCCTCAGTGTAGGAAAAAGTGAAAACTAAGAACACATAAGATAATGAATTTCACAACAACAAATTTAAATGACTTAAATGTTTTCTTTATAGCTCAAATTTATACCTTAACCAAAACACTCCCAACCCAGTTCCATACCTAAAGAAACAAAGATAACAGGCCCGCAAAActgaaacaaatgagaaaaaaaccaCCTATGCCAGCCCAACTTTGTCTTCCATTTCTTGAAGTTTAtgcttttctctctttctgtgttcctttcttctttctctgCTTCTGTTCATTCCTGATGTTTGGCTCTGGACTCCAACCTGCCCAGTGTTTACATGTGCCACTTAGTGTCTGTTGTTTCTtgttcttctctttctctctgtccacTAACCCCAGCCAGTGGAGGCAGAAGTCCTCTTACCCAGAGCCCAGTTCAGTATCAGAGGGTTTTCCTCCTCACTGTCATCTTGACATTAGTCCTGGAGGATTTGTTGGGTTTCCTCTTCAGTTGATCTTTTTAAGGCTCTTatctgaatttgtgaaatgccttGAGATATGTTTTAAGGAGCACTGTATAAGTAAAAGTGAATTGAATCGTCcttaaaataccaaattcatAACAGAAACAAAGCCACAAAATAAGAAAACTACTGTTCCACCACTAAGTTCTGTTGTATATGCTTTGTTTAAAGACAGGAGCAGTGGTTCAGAAGCAGGTGGATGTGACAGCTATTAAAAGAACTTACAAGCTCCTCATTAGAGTCAATATTTGACCTTTTACTTAAGAGGATATTAtctctggtccacactcaaacatagtaGATGAAGGTAAAAGCCTAAAACTGGATGCTACCTGGAATACAAATAAAGAAATGGAGCAGAGAAAGTGTGTTTGGTGCTACCGTTTGGCATCAAAACAGTGATCCACTCCCTGTAGATATAAACTGCTCATTCTATAATAACAAAAAGGCAACAATTCATATTTTGAAGTGATGGTGCACTAAAAGCCTACTGAGTATTCTATTCCATGTCCGAAATAAGATCCTCCTAAAACACAGGaccttttcatttattcatttacctCTCTAAAACTGATACCGACAACTTCCTCTTTCAGATATCACTAtgcagtattaatgttttttcTTCACAGGAATACACACTGTACTGCAGGAAACACACTGGAAAGGACGTCCCATGGTCAGACAAGTTAGAGTTTGTGAATGGGTGGTACATCCTCATCATTGTCAGTGACACGCTGACCATCATTGGCTCCATTCTGAAGATAGACATCCAGACTAAGGTAACGGGTGTCTTATGACTGAGGTTAATATAGGTCTGTCTACAGTGTGCATGTTAGTGTTCAGTTTTAAATTATGCACTGTTTCCTCTAGGTCCTCACAAGCTATGACGTCTGCAGCATTTTTCTCGGAACGGGAACTATGTTTGTCTGGATTGGTGTCATCCGCTACATGGGCTACTTTAAGAAGTATAATGTAAGACAGATTATGCTCCATGAATTTTATCACATTGTCACATGTATTTCATTTAATAATCTTTGCTTTACTGCTGAGCAATAGTGGAATCTTCCACAATGCACTGGAAATTTTCATTTTCAGTACTTGAACTTAACTTCGACTCTCAAAGGGACACATTTTAtaattgaacctttatttaaccaggaagtcccttgaaaTAAAATCTTTTTCAAAGGAGACCTGAACAAGAGGCACATCAGTCcaatacaaatgaaaataatacagACAGATTATGAGCCTGAATCTATTCCCTACACTTATAGTCAATGAGGCAGTGGAAAAATGTACCTGGCACCATGTTcttatttaaagtttaatttgGAAGGTTCTTACAGGGCTGTTCTGGTGATTATGCCTAACTACAAGGAAATATGAGCTGTTAAACCCTGTATTCTCTGAGAAACCATATCCCCTGTGTGATGTTGCCAAACTATCTTCAGTGTTTTTTCAGATTGATCATGTGTTGCTTTGACCTTTTTCAGATTCTCATCCTGACACTCAGGGCAGCGTTCCCAAATGTTATCCGGTTCATCTGCTGCGCTGGAATCATCTACCTGAGTTATTGCTTTTGTGGATGGATCGTTCTTGGTCCCTATCATGAAAAggtaaatttttattattatttttttttacagtaaatcatgcaaaaaaacacCTGCTGGATTTAATGTAACTGAAACGGTTTTTCTAGTTATCCTCTTTTGACTTGAATTTCTTTTGTTGGGGATTCGTTTCAGTTTCGGACATTGAACACAGTTTCGGAGTGTCTGTTCTCCCTGATCAACGGAGATGACATGTTTCCCACCTTTAAGAACATGAAACAGAAGAGCAGCCTGGTGTGGGTTTTCAGCAGAGTCTACCTCTACACCTTTGTCTCGCTCTTCATCTACATGATCCTCAGCCTTTTCATCACAATCATCACAGATACTTACGACACCATCAAGGTAATAATCACtcatttaagacatttaaaaaaatataatactgcattatcttgtttttttttatctagctGATAATGAATGATGTTTTGTGTTATAACTCAGAATTTTAATACAGTAATGtttgtaacactttatttgaaacTTGTGTTATTTAGCAACAGCAGCAGAGTGGAACCCCAACAACAGAGCTGCAAAGATTCCTGTCTGAGTGTAATGATCTGCCAAACTCTGGGGTGTACAGACTCAAGGAGGACAACTGCTTTTTAAACTGCTGCATTAACAGGTATTTCAGAGAAAATTGCTATTCCAAGTTTAATAATTGGCACCCTTGTGAAAAAGCAAACCAATTTAGGACTAATGAGAGCAAAAACATGGTCAGTGTCTCAAAGACTTACTACTTTGTAGTCACCAGATGTAACATCTagttatttttctcctttttaggTTCAGGAAAGATCAAGAGATGCTGACTTCAGAGGCATAGAGGTCCTTTGTAATGGTATACCTGTAAACAATTTGCACTTTATATATTGTATTCAGTGGTGGGAGGAAGACTGAGGtgtttgatttatttaatgtCTGATCAAATGTTAAAATTAGTCAGTGTTGAAAAGACCTTTTTGTCATTCTACAGAGCACTTTAATTAGTTTAGAACACTGAATTCTGGTCTCAACATGAAGCACTGACATAATACAACCTTACAATGGATTTCCTTAAAATGCTTTGCTGATGTAGAGATTGTGGAGTTTCCTGAACATGTAAAAGGATGTGGTATAAAGACTTAAAATAAATATACTGGAGTGTAAACAAAAGGAGGCTTTATTTCTCCAAAATCAGGAGaagtaaaacaatataaaagctaaattaacatcttttttttgttttttacactagttaaaatgtggttaaaaagaagaaaaatcccaTTCATTTCAGAAGTTCAAGGCAAAATTACAAACACTATTAAAACATCGCTTCTaaccattttaaaatgtttttagagGCAGATAATGATTCCAACCGCCACAAAAGTTCAGTGTTAGTCAAAGGGACAATTTCCAGAGACGGGATTTATCATTTGACCCTGAATGGAAGGAGTAAAGACCTCTGAGATGAATTCCAACCAACATGTACCTCTTGTAAAGACTTTGTGGAATTTGCAACTTGCCTCTAGCAGAACATGCAACGTTCCACTTCACCTTCCTGTAGAACGTCTCAATGTAAGACCTTCATCACAGGAATCTGCAAAGTTCAGTTTGTTCTTGCTCCCGTTACCTTTGGTTTGGCTCAAGACACTGGAATAGAGTATCCTTACAGTTTGTGCAATAGACACACCTGAGGTTAGTATCTAGAGTAGGCAGTTGTTGCTAATTAGTGGAGGTCTCTTCTTGAAAAGTCAATGGAGAGGACCACGGTACGAAAGAGTGCGTCATCCTCCCCCAGAGAAGCTGTAAAACTAAAAACTAGTTCATGTTTTTAAAACTTGCATTTCCCATGATTTCCTGGCATCAGAGGCCAGTCTTTCACATGAGACTTGTAAAACTTGACTTGTATTCCTCTCAGCAGAGTCACTGGAGTATTTTCAGCTTAATCCAAAGGGTTGTATGGGTCCCAAAAAGAGTTCTGAAGATGAATGGAAACTTGGCTACTTCATCGTACATCCTTGGAAATGTAATGAATGGCTCAATGAGTCAGTCTGGTTTAGACTGAGTGGCGGTAGGAGGCAGCAGAACCCGTTGTTCTTCCATCCTGTTGGACTGGGAACGCATAATAAGACTGAAAAAATCCTCATCTGGCATGGTCGGTCCCTTTGTCGTCGAAACTGGAGCAGAACACCTCTGGTCATTCAGTCTGGATCCCTGGAGTGTAGACAATTACACAAGGTTATTAAATGAttatctacagtacagtggtttATAGCTTTGTACTTTGTATGGATAAAAATACTGGGACATGTCACAGTTACAACATGGACACGTAATTCCCAATGAATGGAAACATTACCACCATAAAAATGTCATCTAATTATCAGGGCAAATGTTAAATTAGTATTTGTGTTGATATAATTTAAAGGCCGCTTTTTCTTCGTGACAGTTGAAACCTATATGTAGAACATTtataaacaagaaaaaattaaGCAAAGAGTAAAATTAGGTAAAAACAGCAACCAATATGTCCCAGTAGTTCCATATAGTGTACATCTATGTGTGCACATTTTGGGATTGTTTTAATTAGTATAAAATACTCCCAAAAGTAGTATAATAATTACTCCACTTGGATTAATAGTCACCTTTAAAAACTGGATGAAAAATGATCAACCCAAACAATGTTAAACATCTAAACACATGGGTGTGCTTGGCTCAAGCTAAAGCCGATTGTTTTGTCATATATTGAATTTGTACAGTCAGAGGGCAGCTGTGGCACCAGGCTCTGTAAAAGAGATTATCACTGCATGCGTCGATGTGACACCACAGCAAATCATGGACTATTACGCTGAGTCAGACGCTGATCACTGCTGACTAATTCTGCACAGGTCTTGCTGTGCAGAATTACTACTGTGGCTTACACATGCAGTGTTCTTTTGAAAACTAACGCGTGAGTCAAGAGTTGAATGAAACTGAGTGGGAAAGACTACCGACGGTGAGGAAATCAATCTTACAACAGTTTATCTGCACAATATACTAGCAAAATACACTAGCAACTGAAATGGACAgttaagacctgcagtgtgaacataagACGCTTAAAAACAAGCCCAAATACTAGTCTCTGATTTGTAACACTGCTAGATCTCCTATAGAATTAAGTGTTCTTATTTAAAATCCATTTTAGGTGGTGACAAACTGATCTACTCAACGGCTTAAACTggttctttaaaggagtgatattttgcttttttaaatgaaattatgcattttttaaacatttccctgtggtctacataaagtgtaaatgctatgcttagatctgaattcttcattaattaaactccatgggtccatcttcaaccctatttctgagtaatgacgtgAAAAAGGTcgtccctttaaatgcacatgaccccacccccctccaggttgttgactgtgctgctctatcccattcagccacttgtgttcgttaatacaaccaacaactgaacatttaaggtaatcgatgtgaagtttgaacatattttcagtttttactacaatcgctgctgctgataaacaattatgtcatacttgaagaaatgttcatcggaagtcttgacctaatACGTGCAAATCTCGTGATGTAACTAATtataaaatttaacaaattaagaagaaattgcaatgggttgtagaaatccactcgattttttttccaaaatgaatataaggatagctctgcagcacctggagggttcaaattcaaactttatgaactattagggtccaaatacacaaataaatgtaccaaagactaataaaagtggatttagcaaaatatgacccctgtaaAAGGAAATTTCCAACTAGTGACAAACAAGGTAAATTTAAGAGGATTTGGTGAGATTAATTGTAATAAGCTCAGATCCAAAATGTCTTTGACACCAAgtaaatatttcagtttttcttcaatatctGAACTCAGGATTTGTTCTCACCTGGCACTTGACTAGCATGTCAAAGAAGACCTCATCCCCCTCAGGCTGCTCAGCACTGGCCTCGATATGATCGTAAAGGGAGGGTGTGTGAGGTGGACTTGTACTGGAGTTGGGGGCTGGATGGAGAAAAACAAGCGTCAGTCAAACAGAACAGTTACAGTGTGAAAGATGACAAAACTAGTGCAGTTGTATAGTGTATGTCATTACCTTGAGTGGGGGCTGGATCTGTTGAGGTGGCCGGTGTAGGAAGCGGGTTGGATGTGCTGAGTCGCAAGCCAGGAAAATGGCTTAGGCTGACTCGCTGGTCGTCTAGACGACGGGCTTGGGAGCTGGCCAGCAGCTCCAGGAAATGACCGGGATCCTGCAATAGTGGTTCGGACTCCGAAATAGCTAAAGAGAGTTATTTATAGTTATTAAGTTATTTTTGTACTACAGACTACAGTGGTAgacaaaagtttttggacaccccattgATTTGTGATACATTGTGTTAAGaatcttaagtcattgaactctgcccagtattgttccattctccaaacccacatgctcccctcTGCACATACTCTGTTCTGTGgttaaaactggatgtttcaagaatttagttttgttatttttgtcttattaacaaacaaaaaagtgaaaaagtaaacagAGCTTAGTAATACCCCGCCCGGTTGCATAACACTTTACCCCTCCTGCTCACCGATACCCCACCTACCAGGGGAGTAATTTTgaatcttaactttcaatcttttcagaaacttttcaaaaatttgtaaccaaaaaaaaaaaaaaatgggagagacacatgtaaagaacatgcgTGTGACATTTGAAAAGAATGGGGTGAATAGTGCCAGACAAATGCGTTGGACAAAACTCTGGGATagatggaattcctggtatatctgtATACCCCCACCATCCCAGAGTGTTGTTTGTGTCtttctgatgcagccacactttttgaaacacaaaaaagatttctgcaaatatttaagattgtgtaaaattttgagggtgtccaaaaacatttTCCCACTACTATATAAGCACTAACATGTAAGTGAATAATAAAGACATTATTCTCCATGTGATTCAaggcaaaaaaacatcaaaagtAGGTGAAAGAAGGGATGAAACAATAACTTTTGGTTGTTTACAAAAGTTTTTCTGAATGAGAAATTATTGAATAAATGAAACGAGAAGATCCATCCGAAATCTGAGTTTAAAACATTTACTACTGAATTGTAGATGGCTTTAAATTATTGCTTCAGTCTTTCTAAATCATAAATCTAATAAATAGAAAAtctcatgggaaaaaaaagatggacTGAAGCCACTGGTTTGAGTGTAGGACATAGATTTCGTGGCCAACCTCATGAAAAAGATGTGATAAACTCAGATTTTGGGAAACACGATAAGTCATCTCAGACAGCGATAAACAGAGGATAAATCACACAACATAAAATACACAAACTTGTGGACATCCTctgcattcacaccataaaaccTGATGGGAGTAATCCATCTACCCTGGAAGCTGCTGCATATTATATTCTCAGTTACTGTCCTGACATTTATAAAAGGAAAACGAGGCTAAACATTGACACAAGTTTTGAACCTTATATATGGTGTGAATGCAGACTAATACACAAAGGGACCAACTCACATTTCCTTTCAGCTACAGGTGGggtggaggagggagaggaatgGTCAGGAAGATGGCTCTGGCCATCCAGTAGGGAGCACCTTTGATCATCCATTCGGTTGCCTTGGAAACGAGAGAGGAGGTCGAAAAAGCCATCCTCTCCTATGGTGTCCCGCGTCCCTGGCtaaaatattggaacagtttaagcacaataaaaacaggaaatgacaaaaaacagtCAATGATCCTAAGGGCAGCTTTACCAATGTGTTATTAATTGTTTTACATAAGTTTAGAAActaattttacatttattttaaagtCTGCGATTTTTATGTTGATACTCTTACATCTTACTCCTACATTTatggtttgattgattgatgtatttatttggaatatgaatgtcaaaacagaagaagaaaaataaataaaacaattaaacataacACATAATacatacttgaaaaggagtgagaagaagcataactcaAAGTCCcatcccttctccttatataattaataagaGTAATAATCCTACTAGTCTAAggatatctatactatatactacaaTATGCCTTATCCTGgtgatttccaaatgattttttctctacatttaaccttctcTAAGTGATTCATAACATTTTCGTATGACATAATTCCCTGCATTTGCATCGTTCAGTgacattcaggtattttcctgtaactTACTGACAATGTAGacgttaataaaagctcagtgtaaattcaaagaactgaggaaaatgttactttttcagtaaaatatactgCATCTtaaatgggataaaaaaaaaaaagcaagtgtgTACAACTATTTCTAtacattaatttttctctacacaTAACCTTTCatgagtgatttattaccatttattatactattaccctctgcattttgcattgtcTAGTGAAAGTCAGGgatttttctatattcaattaAATCTGACTGTATTCATAGttttataattaactgaacaaaaactagtgtctccaaccactgacatttgtcaaactacgtaggttttactggtgagtcagtgttgtagaagatgacagcatttgcttgttcactacggagcctctgaacgcccaaaaaAAGGCACATTTGATGGTGTTGAAATACAGAGAAACTGCATctgacctgaattatttaaatgtattgataggatgaatggTTCACAAGTTGTTAAAGCTTTTaaatctttgagggttaatgaaaACTCTTAAATCTTGTTTTATGAAAATAACATTGGAGATATTTTTTGACTAATTCACTTCAGTCCCatctctacagggtgtcccaaaaaatttgacatcatttcatgaCCTAATAATTACTTTAAAAtctgtttgctctttttgctcatagaagtgtaatcatttttattgttctgctttcaggaataaaCATGCTGTTTACTGCGACAGAAAAGGTGTTCTGTGCATTGAAGTACggccaaactcagtcaaatgtgaatgcgcaacgtgaatttgttagaaaatttcataaacactGAGGCTCTGGAGACTGTTACACACAACATGCTGCAGCATGTGTGGCACGAACTCCACTACCGACTTGATGTGTGCCGTGTCATAAGCTTGAACATTTGTAATCACTGTGGAACATTACAAAATTACCACCCcctagaattttttatttttttaaatttgtagaatagaacattttatgtccaaaataaaccctattaagtatcatttctcgtGACTTTGTA comes from the Sphaeramia orbicularis chromosome 4, fSphaOr1.1, whole genome shotgun sequence genome and includes:
- the mcoln3b gene encoding mucolipin-3 isoform X3, coding for MVENDHLSECEMPSIIQQCSDMEESTDLYAEYETNGHPPWADHHQSGEDLDNVDCLRRKIKYYFMNPCEKFHARGRKPWKLCLQIIKIAIITMQLVSFGLSNQMVVTFREENLMTFKHLFLKDYVDGSMDTYAVYRQTDVYDHLDYIIQQYGHLHNTTVGNHEYEKDGASYTPLSLCQSYYRNGTIYPGNETFEIDAQVETDCLDVYPMYHPSLRGVLPDFELRFKTMISVNVRFVLKAINLQTVRHRELPDCYDFTVMITFNNQAHSGRIKIDLENDVDINECRDWKVTGASPRNIHLTLLFDSLIIITCIISFTLCMRSVLTGIRLQNEYTLYCRKHTGKDVPWSDKLEFVNGWYILIIVSDTLTIIGSILKIDIQTKVLTSYDVCSIFLGTGTMFVWIGVIRYMGYFKKYNILILTLRAAFPNVIRFICCAGIIYLSYCFCGWIVLGPYHEKFRTLNTVSECLFSLINGDDMFPTFKNMKQKSSLVWVFSRVYLYTFVSLFIYMILSLFITIITDTYDTIKQQQQSGTPTTELQRFLSECNDLPNSGVYRLKEDNCFLNCCINRFRKDQEMLTSEA
- the mcoln3b gene encoding mucolipin-3 isoform X2 — translated: MEESTDLYAEYETNGHPPWADHHQSGEDLDNVDCLRRKIKYYFMNPCEKFHARGRKPWKLCLQIIKIAIITMQLVSFGLSNQMVVTFREENLMTFKHLFLKDYVDGSMDTYAVYRQTDVYDHLDYIIQQYGHLHNTTVGNHEYEKDGASYTPLSLCQSYYRNGTIYPGNETFEIDAQVETDCLDVYPMYHPSLRGVLPDFELRFKTMISVNVRFVLKAINLQTVRHRELPDCYDFTVMITFNNQAHSGRIKIDLENDVDINECRDWKVTGASPRNIHLTLLFDSLIIITCIISFTLCMRSVLTGIRLQNEYTLYCRKHTGKDVPWSDKLEFVNGWYILIIVSDTLTIIGSILKIDIQTKVLTSYDVCSIFLGTGTMFVWIGVIRYMGYFKKYNILILTLRAAFPNVIRFICCAGIIYLSYCFCGWIVLGPYHEKFRTLNTVSECLFSLINGDDMFPTFKNMKQKSSLVWVFSRVYLYTFVSLFIYMILSLFITIITDTYDTIKQQQQSGTPTTELQRFLSECNDLPNSGVYRLKEDNCFLNCCINRYFRENCYSKFNNWHPCEKANQFRTNESKNMVSVSKTYYFVVTRCNI
- the mcoln3b gene encoding mucolipin-3 isoform X1, translating into MVENDHLSECEMPSIIQQCSDMEESTDLYAEYETNGHPPWADHHQSGEDLDNVDCLRRKIKYYFMNPCEKFHARGRKPWKLCLQIIKIAIITMQLVSFGLSNQMVVTFREENLMTFKHLFLKDYVDGSMDTYAVYRQTDVYDHLDYIIQQYGHLHNTTVGNHEYEKDGASYTPLSLCQSYYRNGTIYPGNETFEIDAQVETDCLDVYPMYHPSLRGVLPDFELRFKTMISVNVRFVLKAINLQTVRHRELPDCYDFTVMITFNNQAHSGRIKIDLENDVDINECRDWKVTGASPRNIHLTLLFDSLIIITCIISFTLCMRSVLTGIRLQNEYTLYCRKHTGKDVPWSDKLEFVNGWYILIIVSDTLTIIGSILKIDIQTKVLTSYDVCSIFLGTGTMFVWIGVIRYMGYFKKYNILILTLRAAFPNVIRFICCAGIIYLSYCFCGWIVLGPYHEKFRTLNTVSECLFSLINGDDMFPTFKNMKQKSSLVWVFSRVYLYTFVSLFIYMILSLFITIITDTYDTIKQQQQSGTPTTELQRFLSECNDLPNSGVYRLKEDNCFLNCCINRYFRENCYSKFNNWHPCEKANQFRTNESKNMVSVSKTYYFVVTRCNI